The window CTCACCAAACCCTGCGATTTGCACCGCATGTTCATTTACCGGCGCATTAACCACAGCCAAATCCAAACTTATGCCGAACTGTTTCCCTATATCCCCAAAGGCAGCCTGCTGAATACCCCATACCCTGCCAGTTTTGAACTGGACATGGCACTAAGCAGTGAAAATACTTTTTTGCCCGATTACAGCGTGGTAACTAATATTGATTACAGTAATGTAAGTTCTTATACAATATGAAATAGCCGGATAGGGAGGGAGTATTAATTATCAGGGCTTTTTATTTGTTTCTAACCAGCGAGTGCTGTAGTTAATGAATTTTTTTAATATTATCGGCGTGGAGGGTAACGCATAATGTTCCTGTGTTTTAATTGCAAAAAGAATAAAATAAAAACAGCAAAAAAAATAGCGATGAAAATACATCGCTATTAAAAATCTTGATTTTAACTATTTCTCCGTTTTTTCCGGAACGATCAGATAAACATCCTCGTTATCTTTTTTCATGAGATATTTTTCGCGGGCAAATTTTTCTAACTGCTGCGGGTTAGATGTAAGCTCGTTAAGCTCTTTGGTAACCTGGTCTGTTTGGGCTTTATAAAAATCGCGTTCTTTTTTCAGCTTGTTTACCTGGGTGCGGTATTCATATTGCGAAAACAGGTCGTTTTTATCGAAAAAAATCATCCATATTAAAAATGCCAGCGTAACCAAAAAGAATTTATTCTTAAAAAGGTTAATGAGGCGTTTCATCGATATGGGTTCTTTGAATTTCATTTAAAGTTATTTGATTTTTTATTTCGTAGCAAATATGCTTATTAACTTATTAACATGGAAATTGGTGAATGGTTTATTGAGTTGATTAGGTTAATAGTTAGTTTTAAACTAATCACTTAATCAACTACACACCTAATCAACTATCTTCTACCCGACGATCTGCTTGCCCCACTCATGCCGCTGCCGCCACCTGATTTGCCGCCGCCGGAACGACTGCCGCCTCCTCCGGCTGGTCTGCCGCCGCCACCCGAAGGTTTGCGGCCACTACCGCCACGGCCGCCTTCGCGTTTAAAGCTGCCTGAGCCTTTTTTTGATTGGCCTGCCACTAAGTTTGCAGCCATAGCCACGGGGCTCATAGGGTAAGGGTGACCTTCCTCAACAGGGATTTCTTTTCCTATCAGTTTATGGATGTCGCGTAAAAACAGGATCTCTTCCGAATCGCAGAACGACATGGCTATGCCGTCGGCGCCGGCCCGGCCTGTACGACCTATACGGTGTACATAAGTTTCGGGTATGTTAGGCAACTCGTAGTTTACAACGTGGGTAAGCTCGTCAATATCAATACCACGGGCAGCAATATCAGTAGCTATAAGCACGCGGGTAGTACGGTTTTTAAAGTTGGTTAAAGCCCGCTGACGCGCGTTTTGCGATTTATTGCCGTGAATGGCCTCGGCAGTGATGCCTACTTTATTCAAATCTTTTACAACCTTATCGGCGCCGTGCTTGGTACGTGTAAATACCAGGGCGGTTTTAATTCCTTTATCTTTCAGGATGTGGATCAGCAATGATTTTTTATCATTCTTTTCTACATAATATAAGGCCTGTTGTATAGTGTCGGCTGTAGACGATACCGGGGTTACTTCAATCCGTTCAGGATTGGTTAAGATGGTATTGGCTAATGATGTTATTTCGGCAGGCATGGTAGCCGAGAAAAACAGCGTTTGCCTTTTTGATGGTACTTTGGCGATGATCTTTTTAACATCATTTACAAAGCCCATATCCAGCATGCGGTCGGCTTCGTCCAGTATCAGCATCCTAACCTGGTCAAGGTGTACAAAGCGCTGGTTCATTAAATCCAGTAAACGGCCCGGGGTTGCTATCAAAATATCAACGCCACGGCGTAAGGCATCAACCTGCGGGTTTTGTGATACACCACCAAATATAACCAGGTTTTTTAAGCCGGTATGTTTACCATATGCTGTAAAGCTTTCGGCAATCTGGATAGCCAGTTCGCGGGTTGGGGTAAGCACCAGGGCTTTTATAGCTTTTTGCTCTTTGTGGGCCATCCTGTCCTGGAACAGTAACTGCAAAGTAGGCAGCGCAAAGGCCGCTGTTTTGCCCGTACCTGTTTGTGCGCAACCCAATAAGTCGCGGTGATTTAATACAATAGGAATGGCTTGCGCCTGGATAGGAGTAGGTGTTGTATATCCCTCGGTTTTTAAGGCCTTGAGGATAGGCTCAATTAATTTTAAATTTTCGAATGACATTTTTTTTTGAATGTGCAGATGTGCAGATTTCAGATGTGCAGATGTGCTTGTAATATTATAGACTGATATGCCTATGTTTTTAGCGAGGCATTATTATTTCTGCAAAGATACGGTTTTTATTGGTAAGATTAATTTGGACAATTAAGCCTGGCGAATTGTTTTAAAAGTAAAGTTGGGCGATAATTTACGGGATGTATTAATACACACTTTATAGATACTTTTGATACACTTTTGCATACTTTTCAACTACTTTTTATGCAATTTTGGGGTGCTTTTTCGTACTTTTTGTGCCTTTTAAAATGGTTTAAATTATTGATTGTTAGTTAGTTAATATATAGCCTGTCGTTTTTTCGACTTTGCTTTTAACAACCGAGGGCGGTTATCAGTGTGTGATAGCCGCCCTCGGTTGTGGGTATATTCAAAGATACAAAAAATCGGGGTTAAATCAAAATTAGCAAATTAAGCAGTTACTGCTTTCCCGGCAGCTGCCTGCCTTTTTTGCTCACGTTCGCGCATAAAGGCGTTTAACAGCAGCATGCCTACGCCTACCATAATGGCTACATCGGCTATGTTAAATATGCCGGTTTCAAACAAGCCAAAGTTCATATGGGCAAAATCGGTTACGCTGCCATAAACGGCCCTATCGTACAGGTTACCTATACCACCTGCCAGTATCACGATGATGCCTGCCTGGTTAAGCAGTGTTAAACCGCGTTTTAGCAATACGTATAACAGGCCCCATGCCAATGCTGCAGCCGGTAAAACCGAAAGCAGGATAAAATGCCATGGATTGGGCAACTTATCGCCCATACTTAAAAATGCTCCCGTATTTTCGACACGGCTAATTGTGAGGAAGTTTTTTACAACGGTAATAACAATGGCAAAATGAATATGATCACGTACATATATCTTGCTGATCCTGTCGGCCCCGATAACTAATGCTAAAAGCAATAACAACCACAATCCCCTCGAAACCCTTTTCTTATCCATTAAAATTTAGTACTGGTATTTTGTTTATAACGTAACAGGCGTTACTTAAGTTGTCGGTTCGCACATAAATTGCTGCCGATAATATTGGCTATGTATAAAAAAGAGCCATCCGTTTTATTTACAGATGGCTCCTGATATCGGTCGAAATTATTTTTTGTAGAATTTAAAATCTTTACCAATGAATTTTGCATTTGCGCCTAATTCTTCTTCAATACGAAGTAATTGGTTGTATTTAGCAATCCTGTCTGAACGTGAAGCCGAACCGGTTTTGATTTGGCCGCAATTTAATGCTACAGCTAAATCGGCAATGGTAGCATCTTCAGTTTCGCCAGAGCGGTGGCTCATTACCGAGGTATAACCGTTGGTTTGTGCCAAAGTTACCGCGTTGATGGTTTCTGTTAACGAACCAATCTGGTTTACTTTTACCAGGATTGAGTTTGCAGTATCCTCGTTAATACCACGTTGTAAACGTTTGGTGTTGGTTACAAATAAATCGTCACCTACCAGTTGTACCGTTTTGCCCAGTTTTTCGGTTAATAATTTCCAGCCATCCCAATCATCCTCAGCCATACCGTCTTCAATCGAAATAACAGGGTATTTGGCAACAAGCTCGGCAAGGTATTCAACCTGCTCGGCACTGGTGCGGATAGCACCTTTTTCGCCTTCAAATTTGGTATAGTCGTATTTACCGTCTTTGTAAAATTCAGATGCAGCACAGTCAAAAGCGATAAAGATATCTTCGCCTGGTTTGTAACCTGCTTTTTCAATTGCTTTTAAAATGGTTTCAACACCATCTTCGGTACCTTCAAAAGTTGGAGCAAAACCACCTTCGTCGCCAACAGCGGTTGATAAACCACGGTCGTGCAGAATTTTTTTCAGGTTGTGGAATACTTCGGTACCCCAGCGTAATGCTTCAGAGAATGAAGGAGCGCCAACCGGCATAATCATAAATTCCTGGAAAGCGATAGGGGCATCAGAGTGCGAACCACCGTTGATGATATTCATCATCGGGATAGGCAAAGTGTTGGCATTTACACCGCCAATGTAACGGTATAAAGGCTGGCGGCTTTCCTGCGCTGCTGCTTTTGCAACTGCCAACGAAACACCTAATATAGCGTTGGCACCAATTTTACCTTTATTTTCGGTACCATCAATTTCAATCATCAGGGCGTCGATGCTGTTTTGATCAAATACATCAATGCCTTTTAATTCGGGAGCTAAAATGTCATTTACGTTAGCAACGGCTTTTAACACGCCTTTACCCATGTATTTTGTTTTATCGTCATCGCGAAGTTCAACAGCTTCGTGTACACCGGTTGATGCACCTGAAGGTACCGCGGCGCGACCGAATGCGCCATTCTCAGTTAATACTTCTACTTCGATAGTAGGGTTACCGCGCGAATCTAAAATCTGGCGGGCGTGTACGTCAATTATTAAGCTCATTTTTTTATTGTCAGATATTTGTAATTTGTAAACCGGCGGCTAAGTTAACAGCAAATTCAAGAAATCACAATCGAAATTTTCTATTTGTTATGATTATTAATGATAAAGCCCAAAGGGTAACAACAAATTAACATGCAGTTAAAAATATTTTTACGTAATGGACTAAACCGCTATGCTCATGTATTAATCGGTTGTGGTAGGCACATGTTCGCGCTGCACAGCGTTTTTGCGGTTAATACGGTACATCAGCATCAGCATTATATTACTTTTGGCACTGCTTTGTATAGCCGTGTAATTACGCTGATTTATCCAGCCGGCCTGCACTATCCAGCTTTTATCAACCTGGTAACCTAAAGCGGCGGATATCCGGTTACGCTCAAAATTGGGCACCCTGTTATTAAAAAACACCTCGTCGAAAACCGATATAAACCAGGTGTTGGCAATAATTTTTTTGTGATTTAAGGGGATAAACATATTCAGGCGATACCTGAAACGATTGCGGTAGTCGCCATTCACCCATCGCTGTTCTATGCGGTAACGATGTTCGAATTTAAAGCGGTCTAAAAACTGGTTAACCGTCATTTGCTCCCAAAACCTGAATTCGTTGGTTGTTGGGCCTTTATCAAGATCGGTATAATCATACGTATGGTAAGTTCCGGTACCAAGCAGGGCTGTAAAATTTTTATCCAGATCGTAACTTACGCCGGCTTTTGCCTCGTAGTA is drawn from Mucilaginibacter ginsenosidivorax and contains these coding sequences:
- a CDS encoding FtsB family cell division protein, with the translated sequence MKFKEPISMKRLINLFKNKFFLVTLAFLIWMIFFDKNDLFSQYEYRTQVNKLKKERDFYKAQTDQVTKELNELTSNPQQLEKFAREKYLMKKDNEDVYLIVPEKTEK
- a CDS encoding DEAD/DEAH box helicase; this translates as MSFENLKLIEPILKALKTEGYTTPTPIQAQAIPIVLNHRDLLGCAQTGTGKTAAFALPTLQLLFQDRMAHKEQKAIKALVLTPTRELAIQIAESFTAYGKHTGLKNLVIFGGVSQNPQVDALRRGVDILIATPGRLLDLMNQRFVHLDQVRMLILDEADRMLDMGFVNDVKKIIAKVPSKRQTLFFSATMPAEITSLANTILTNPERIEVTPVSSTADTIQQALYYVEKNDKKSLLIHILKDKGIKTALVFTRTKHGADKVVKDLNKVGITAEAIHGNKSQNARQRALTNFKNRTTRVLIATDIAARGIDIDELTHVVNYELPNIPETYVHRIGRTGRAGADGIAMSFCDSEEILFLRDIHKLIGKEIPVEEGHPYPMSPVAMAANLVAGQSKKGSGSFKREGGRGGSGRKPSGGGGRPAGGGGSRSGGGKSGGGSGMSGASRSSGRR
- the eno gene encoding phosphopyruvate hydratase is translated as MSLIIDVHARQILDSRGNPTIEVEVLTENGAFGRAAVPSGASTGVHEAVELRDDDKTKYMGKGVLKAVANVNDILAPELKGIDVFDQNSIDALMIEIDGTENKGKIGANAILGVSLAVAKAAAQESRQPLYRYIGGVNANTLPIPMMNIINGGSHSDAPIAFQEFMIMPVGAPSFSEALRWGTEVFHNLKKILHDRGLSTAVGDEGGFAPTFEGTEDGVETILKAIEKAGYKPGEDIFIAFDCAASEFYKDGKYDYTKFEGEKGAIRTSAEQVEYLAELVAKYPVISIEDGMAEDDWDGWKLLTEKLGKTVQLVGDDLFVTNTKRLQRGINEDTANSILVKVNQIGSLTETINAVTLAQTNGYTSVMSHRSGETEDATIADLAVALNCGQIKTGSASRSDRIAKYNQLLRIEEELGANAKFIGKDFKFYKK
- a CDS encoding DUF2490 domain-containing protein, with amino-acid sequence MSKFYLFFLVLIIGSSAVRAQDSKVGTWGIATVVLPGDSAHKWGGYSEIQTRTNGVFKQFQYYEAKAGVSYDLDKNFTALLGTGTYHTYDYTDLDKGPTTNEFRFWEQMTVNQFLDRFKFEHRYRIEQRWVNGDYRNRFRYRLNMFIPLNHKKIIANTWFISVFDEVFFNNRVPNFERNRISAALGYQVDKSWIVQAGWINQRNYTAIQSSAKSNIMLMLMYRINRKNAVQREHVPTTTD
- the lspA gene encoding signal peptidase II — translated: MDKKRVSRGLWLLLLLALVIGADRISKIYVRDHIHFAIVITVVKNFLTISRVENTGAFLSMGDKLPNPWHFILLSVLPAAALAWGLLYVLLKRGLTLLNQAGIIVILAGGIGNLYDRAVYGSVTDFAHMNFGLFETGIFNIADVAIMVGVGMLLLNAFMREREQKRQAAAGKAVTA